A stretch of DNA from Brevibacillus ruminantium:
ATCCACGATGATGTCGGGCATGCGATGGCGGGCGCACTAATCCAGATGGAAGCATCGCGGCGACTGCTCGCAATCAACCAGGACAAGGCATCCGAGCTGCTGGGTAATGCCATCGCCATCGCCAGGGAGGGACTGGAGCGAATCAGGCTGACGCTCAAGGATGTGAAGCCGAGACCGGAAGAGATGGGAATCAACCGGCTTCGGCTGTTTGTCGATGAGCTGTCGGCAAAGGAGACCGTGACCGCTACGCTTACCTTTGACGGGGATATCGATGTCATTTCGCCGCTCCAGTGGAAAATTATCCAGCAAAATGCGACGGAAGCGGTCACGAATTCACTCAAATATGCCAAAGCAACGGCTATCAACATTGAGGTCCAGGTGCTGAACAAACTCATCAAAGCCGTAGTCTCGGATAACGGGATCGGGGTGGATAAAGTGGTGAAGGGGCTTGGTATTCTGGGCATGGAGGAAAGGGCCGCTTCTGTTGGCGGGACTGTCATCGTCGATGGGAATAAGGGCTTCCGTGTGACAACACTTTTGCCATACGGGAACCTGTGAAAGGTTTCATAAAGAACAAAGTGAAAATTCTCATAGACAGGGGATGAACTTATGCACTGACATAAGGGCATCCCCTTTTTATAGAATACAAACATAACCACTAAGGGAGTGACTCGGATGAGCCATGTATTGGAAATCCGCAACTTGACCAAAAAATTTGGTGATTTCGTTGCTGTCGACAATATGTCGCTGAACGTACGTGAAGGTGAGATATTTGGCTTTTTAGGTGCGAACGGAGCGGGCAAGAGCACCACAATCAACATGATCGCGTCCCTCTTGCGCAGCACCAAGGGCGAGATTATCCTACTGGGAAAAAACATTGCAAAGAATAGCAAATTCGCCAAGATGAACACGGGAATCGTACCGCAGGATATCGCCATCTACGAGGATATGACTGCCTATGAAAACGTGAGCTTCTTCGCGGGCTTGTACGGCCTGAGAGGGGCACTGCTTCGGGAGCGAACCGAAGAAGCACTTGCCTTCGTGGGTCTGGGAGACAAACTCAAGAGCTTCCCCAAGAACTTTTCAGGCGGGATGAAGCGTCGGCTCAACATCGCCTGTGCCATCGCTCATCGCCCAAAGCTGATGATCATGGACGAACCGACGGTCGGGATTGACCCGCAGTCGCGGAACTATATTTTGAACTCTGTGCGCAAGCTGAACGAAATGGGCTGTACGATTATTTATACGAGCCATTACATGGAGGAAGTCGAAGAAATCTGCACGCGCATCGCCATCGTGGACCATGGGAAAATCATCGCGGAAGGTACCAAGGAGCAGTTGGAATCGACGATTACCGACTCGAAGGAAATTTGGATTGGTATCAAAGCGAATGAAGAACTGCCTCTCGAGGGCCTCAAGACGATCCAGGGCGTAACAGCAGTCCGTCAAGAAGAGAACACGATCAAAATCGTGTCCAAAGCTGAGATTAACAATCTCAACCGGATCATCCAGCAATTGATCAAGGATCAGGTGGAAATCCGATCCGTCGAAGAGCAAGCGCCTAATCTGGAGTCGGTGTTCCTGACCTTGACTGGTCGGAATCTGCGAGACTAAAGGAGGGGCGGCATCATGAATATATGGAATATCGCGTGGAAAGAAATCAAGTCCAACCTTCGCAACACTCGATCTTTTCTGTTTATGCTCGCATTGCCCATCGTACTTATGCTCATTCTCGGGTCTGCCCTTTCCCAGGTATTTTCCTCAGATTATTCGGTCGGAGAAATGCGATTGCTGTATACAAGCAATTGGAGCGATCCTCACATCTCGACGTACTGGAACCATTTTACGGAAGCGATTGGCAAAGAAGGAGTCAAAGTTGTGCAAGCAGATGCAGACATGGACGGCAAAGAAGAAGTGCGCACCAACCGCTATACGGCGTATGCAAGGCTTGACGACTCTGGCATAGAGTTCTATGGGAGTAGCAGGAATACGATTGAGAGCAACATTATCCAGGGCATGCTGACCGTATTTGCGGATCGCTACTCGCTCGCAACGGCGGCTATTCAGGTGGAACCGGCAGCGGCTCAGGCAATCGTCGCCAGCGCTGGAGAGGGCGGTGATTTTATCCGGGAAACGGCGCTTCAACCCAATAAAAAACCGGGCTCTTTCGATTATTACGCGATCGTGATGACAACGATGATCGCCTTCTATTCGGTCATTTCGGCAAGCTATCTCTTCAGAGGTGAACGAACCCGCAATACCGCTGTTCGCTTGATGGCGGCTCCGGTTAGCAAGGGGATTATTTTCACCGGAAAACTCATTGGCAGCACGGTCATTAATCTGTTTTTTGTCCTGGTCGTCGTCTTGTTCAGCAAATTCGTTTACCATGCGGATTGGGGCAACCATTACGGAATGGTGGTACTCGTCCTGTTCACCGAAGTGCTGCTCGCCGTGAGCGTAGGCCTTGGCGTTAGCTTTCTGGTCAAGGGGGAAGGGTCACGGGCGGTCGTCATGATTTTCACACAGATCGCATCCTTTCTGGGTGGTGCTTTTTTTCCTGTTGATGGCATGGAGGGCGTGATGCGGATTCTGACCAACTTGTCGCCAATGCGCTGGGTCAATACGGCCTTGATGCAAATCATCTACGCCGATCATACAGCCGCAGCATGGCCTGCTATTGGACTGAATCTTGGCATCGCTTCTGTTTTTCTGATCTTGGCTATCATCTCCATACGCAGAAGGGAGGCGCTTTGAGATGCGTGAAATGATGTGGCTCATACGCAAAACGTTGACGGACACG
This window harbors:
- a CDS encoding sensor histidine kinase; protein product: MEYWTIWNKATVLGYIITASFLAHLTSEISPWLILGYLLYLAVNITIPIFKKTKPKQMLVGLSAVLVVTSGICLEPLFLLLLPIHVYELSSWSGTRTIYAFLIMLILLFLIPLELIPLYLLSGLLSYLLFAGVHELGDKLRRMEEEREKMRADLQRLTRSLSENNEYIRQSAYTIKLEERNRLSQQIHDDVGHAMAGALIQMEASRRLLAINQDKASELLGNAIAIAREGLERIRLTLKDVKPRPEEMGINRLRLFVDELSAKETVTATLTFDGDIDVISPLQWKIIQQNATEAVTNSLKYAKATAINIEVQVLNKLIKAVVSDNGIGVDKVVKGLGILGMEERAASVGGTVIVDGNKGFRVTTLLPYGNL
- a CDS encoding ABC transporter ATP-binding protein produces the protein MSHVLEIRNLTKKFGDFVAVDNMSLNVREGEIFGFLGANGAGKSTTINMIASLLRSTKGEIILLGKNIAKNSKFAKMNTGIVPQDIAIYEDMTAYENVSFFAGLYGLRGALLRERTEEALAFVGLGDKLKSFPKNFSGGMKRRLNIACAIAHRPKLMIMDEPTVGIDPQSRNYILNSVRKLNEMGCTIIYTSHYMEEVEEICTRIAIVDHGKIIAEGTKEQLESTITDSKEIWIGIKANEELPLEGLKTIQGVTAVRQEENTIKIVSKAEINNLNRIIQQLIKDQVEIRSVEEQAPNLESVFLTLTGRNLRD
- a CDS encoding ABC transporter permease, whose amino-acid sequence is MNIWNIAWKEIKSNLRNTRSFLFMLALPIVLMLILGSALSQVFSSDYSVGEMRLLYTSNWSDPHISTYWNHFTEAIGKEGVKVVQADADMDGKEEVRTNRYTAYARLDDSGIEFYGSSRNTIESNIIQGMLTVFADRYSLATAAIQVEPAAAQAIVASAGEGGDFIRETALQPNKKPGSFDYYAIVMTTMIAFYSVISASYLFRGERTRNTAVRLMAAPVSKGIIFTGKLIGSTVINLFFVLVVVLFSKFVYHADWGNHYGMVVLVLFTEVLLAVSVGLGVSFLVKGEGSRAVVMIFTQIASFLGGAFFPVDGMEGVMRILTNLSPMRWVNTALMQIIYADHTAAAWPAIGLNLGIASVFLILAIISIRRREAL